Proteins encoded within one genomic window of Halorussus salilacus:
- a CDS encoding YgaP family membrane protein encodes MKSNIGATDRATRIAVGVAMAAVGVATLVGLLGLGTTVGTVATLLGVLLALTGVVRVCLLYRLLGIDTSGTR; translated from the coding sequence ATGAAGAGCAATATCGGTGCGACGGACCGAGCGACCCGAATCGCTGTCGGCGTCGCGATGGCCGCCGTCGGAGTGGCGACGCTCGTCGGCCTACTGGGACTCGGGACGACGGTCGGCACGGTCGCGACGCTGTTGGGCGTCCTCCTCGCCCTGACGGGGGTCGTCCGGGTCTGTCTCCTGTACCGACTGCTGGGTATCGATACGTCGGGTACCAGATAG
- a CDS encoding sulfurtransferase TusA family protein, which yields MTDIEPDETVDARGAACPGPLMDLIGKTRSAESGDVIRLLSDSEQSLTDVPEWVEEAGNELLAVEEPDDHYEFYVEKA from the coding sequence ATGACCGACATCGAACCCGACGAAACCGTCGACGCTCGAGGCGCGGCCTGCCCCGGTCCGCTGATGGACCTCATCGGAAAGACCCGGAGCGCCGAGTCCGGCGACGTGATTCGGCTCCTGAGCGACAGCGAACAATCGCTGACCGACGTTCCGGAGTGGGTCGAGGAAGCTGGCAACGAACTGCTCGCCGTCGAAGAGCCAGACGACCACTACGAGTTCTACGTGGAGAAAGCATGA